The following are encoded together in the Tepidiforma bonchosmolovskayae genome:
- a CDS encoding SulP family inorganic anion transporter — MTLRAALPFERPSLPARPSLAELRANAVAGMVAGIIALPLSIALAVAVGVPPIAGLYTAVFAGAAAAIFGGSRYNITGPTAALVPLLSHVVLVHGPGALPMVALLAGIILVAMGVFRFGRLVRYMPGTVIVGFTAGIALSIAFGQLNAFLGVTGTNPSLEHFHERTLDTFGHLSTVGLTTPAVGLASLAILIAWPRFERRIPPALVAVVAVTAVTWALGIDTATVASKYGDLPREFPRPSFGFFDAALIPDLIQPAIAVAILGGVESLLSAVVADGMAGQRIRHDPDRELRGQGIANIVVPFFGGIPATAAIARTAASIRAGATSRLAGVFHSVTVLTLTLALGPLAGHIPMATLAAVLLITAWKIAEVPEVTRLIRRAPREDVLVLVATILITLFLDLTYAIGFGVLASTILLVRRLVNVPAAAAMLPDASGRIAQVSDELSELIKSRPDIDFFTAQGLLSFHSAASFEYQLQGDAHRPLILRMKDVHHIDTTGLLTLEGIIEHRKQHGGRIILTAIQPEVRPVLERFGIIDLLGPENVFEHTKCAIASIDHPDQPHPEHEQGAHRLARAG, encoded by the coding sequence AGTGGCCGGCATGGTGGCCGGGATTATCGCCCTGCCGCTCTCGATCGCCCTCGCCGTAGCGGTCGGCGTCCCGCCGATCGCGGGCCTGTACACCGCCGTTTTCGCCGGCGCCGCAGCCGCCATCTTCGGCGGCTCCCGCTACAACATCACCGGGCCCACGGCAGCGCTTGTACCGCTGCTCAGCCATGTCGTCCTCGTCCATGGCCCGGGCGCCCTGCCGATGGTCGCCCTCCTGGCCGGCATCATCCTCGTCGCCATGGGCGTATTCCGTTTCGGTCGGCTGGTCCGCTACATGCCCGGGACGGTCATCGTCGGGTTCACGGCCGGCATCGCTCTCTCCATCGCGTTCGGCCAGCTCAATGCCTTCCTCGGCGTGACCGGCACGAATCCCTCGCTCGAGCACTTCCACGAACGCACGCTCGATACCTTCGGCCACCTCTCGACGGTCGGCCTCACCACCCCGGCCGTGGGCCTCGCCTCGCTGGCCATCCTCATCGCCTGGCCCCGGTTCGAACGCCGCATCCCCCCGGCGCTGGTCGCCGTCGTCGCGGTCACTGCCGTCACCTGGGCGCTCGGGATCGATACCGCGACCGTGGCCAGCAAGTACGGCGACCTCCCGCGCGAATTCCCCCGCCCCTCGTTCGGCTTCTTCGACGCCGCGCTCATCCCCGACCTCATCCAGCCCGCTATCGCGGTCGCCATCCTCGGCGGCGTCGAATCGCTCCTCTCGGCCGTGGTCGCCGATGGCATGGCCGGTCAGCGCATCCGCCACGACCCCGACCGCGAGCTGCGCGGGCAGGGCATCGCCAACATCGTCGTCCCCTTCTTCGGCGGCATCCCCGCAACCGCGGCCATCGCCCGGACCGCCGCGAGCATCCGCGCCGGCGCCACCTCCCGCCTTGCCGGGGTCTTCCACTCGGTCACCGTCCTCACCCTGACGCTCGCGCTCGGGCCGCTCGCCGGGCACATCCCGATGGCCACCCTCGCGGCCGTCCTCCTCATCACCGCCTGGAAGATTGCCGAAGTCCCCGAGGTCACCCGTCTCATCCGCCGGGCCCCGCGCGAAGATGTGCTCGTCCTCGTGGCCACCATCCTCATCACGCTCTTCTTGGACCTTACCTACGCCATCGGCTTCGGCGTCCTCGCGTCGACCATCCTCCTCGTGCGCCGGCTGGTGAACGTGCCCGCGGCCGCCGCCATGCTCCCCGACGCAAGCGGGCGGATTGCCCAGGTCTCCGACGAGCTCTCCGAGCTGATCAAGTCTCGGCCCGATATCGACTTCTTCACCGCCCAGGGCCTCCTGTCGTTCCACAGCGCGGCGTCGTTCGAATACCAGCTCCAGGGCGACGCCCACCGCCCGCTCATCCTCCGGATGAAGGACGTCCACCACATCGATACCACCGGCCTCCTCACCCTCGAGGGCATCATCGAGCACCGGAAGCAGCACGGCGGCCGCATCATCCTCACGGCCATCCAGCCCGAGGTGCGCCCCGTGCTCGAGCGGTTCGGCATCATCGACCTCCTCGGGCCCGAGAACGTCTTCGAGCATACGAAGTGCGCCATCGCCAGCATCGACCACCCCGACCAGCCCCACCCCGAGCACGAGCAGGGCGCACACCGGCTCGCCCGCGCCGGGTGA
- a CDS encoding major capsid protein, with the protein MALTLIEAAKLSNDTLLAGVIETIAQESPVLQRLPFIEIVGNGLTYNRENVPPSAAFYDVGDDWDESTPTFTQATATLKILGGDADIDNFLRATRSNLQDLEAAIVQLKAKAVQALFDDTFINGNAAANPRSFDGIDRLCDPAQVVSMGPNGGTLTLAKLDELIDRVRGGKPDLLLMSRRSRRTLNEIARASGGFLEADRDEFGRMVQYYDGIPIGLNDYIADDQAVGTSTDCSTIYAMQFGEGGLAGLTAPGGLTVERVGSLETKDASRIRVKWYAGLALFNSVKLAKLVGVRP; encoded by the coding sequence TTGGCACTCACCCTCATCGAAGCCGCGAAGCTCAGCAACGATACCCTCCTCGCCGGCGTCATCGAGACAATCGCGCAGGAAAGCCCCGTCCTCCAGCGCCTCCCCTTCATCGAAATCGTCGGCAACGGCCTCACCTACAACCGCGAGAATGTCCCCCCGTCCGCTGCCTTCTACGACGTCGGCGACGACTGGGACGAGAGCACCCCGACCTTCACCCAGGCCACCGCCACCCTCAAAATCCTGGGCGGCGACGCCGACATCGATAACTTCCTCAGGGCCACCCGCTCCAACCTCCAGGACCTCGAAGCCGCCATCGTCCAGCTCAAGGCGAAGGCCGTCCAGGCGCTCTTCGACGACACCTTCATCAACGGCAACGCCGCCGCCAACCCGCGCAGCTTCGACGGCATCGACCGCCTCTGCGACCCGGCCCAGGTCGTCTCCATGGGCCCGAACGGCGGCACCCTCACCCTCGCCAAGCTCGATGAGCTGATCGACCGCGTCCGCGGCGGCAAGCCCGACCTCCTCCTCATGAGCCGCCGCTCCCGCCGCACGCTCAACGAGATCGCCCGCGCCTCCGGCGGCTTCCTCGAAGCCGACCGCGACGAGTTCGGCCGCATGGTCCAGTACTACGACGGCATCCCCATCGGTCTCAACGACTACATCGCCGATGACCAGGCCGTCGGCACGAGCACCGACTGCAGCACCATCTACGCCATGCAGTTCGGCGAGGGCGGCCTCGCCGGACTCACCGCCCCCGGCGGCCTCACTGTCGAGCGCGTCGGCAGCCTCGAAACGAAGGACGCCAGCCGCATCCGCGTGAAGTGGTACGCCGGCCTCGCCCTCTTCAACTCCGTCAAACTCGCCAAGCTCGTCGGCGTCCGCCCGTAA
- a CDS encoding sensor domain-containing diguanylate cyclase: MRRGRFGWLLRALGRGPVLPLAVAVAGVAATAVLAGQLRAEGAARDREHLDAEAAQAVQRLEGRLEAYEDVLLGGAALFGASEEVTADEWRGFVEGMRVAQRYPGFRSVGYAAVVPEEELPAFASRLGPGGTPVEVRPVPGSGPAAGPAWVVQYVEPLEENRGSLGVRFDSAPEQRAAALAAARSGSMQMTGTVPLVRDGTAGFILFVPVYGERPAPLEADARERAVTGWVFAVFVRDEFYRTALGMMAPGVEITVYDDGAAGGPALFATGGRAGDETVVRRAVLGGRVVRLEVRPGAAFPASNAALADTVSAAGTLLTVLLAATAWLLVTWRRRAEALAARRTAELGEALALQRAILDGAGLAILATDGQGRITRANPAAEALLGLSAEELRALPSVEHLAAMGIGRGLAALIAELRPGVSIQREWLYRRPDGEQLTIWVTISALPGAGEAPGGFVFIGRDVTAEREAERDRDRVFAYSIDMLAIVTGRGRFKRVSPAWERTLGWKPEELIGQSLWHFVHPDDRGEQIARARAVLEGRDAHDLRGRFRHADGSWRWVSFNASAVTDDESYIVARDITDIVRAEEEMEETMEVLRANAVALEEQAAELDRLRIEAEYLANHDALTGALNRRAWFHQAATHTPTAIAIFDIDYFKTINDTYGHPAGDVVLREVAQRLEGTVGEAGMVGRIGGEEFAVFFTVPAAEAKEIALRCVGEVAREQVAVGGGQALTVTISGGFAPWQPAPEDRPLDALAVTYEAADRALYRAKEAGRHRLAAA; the protein is encoded by the coding sequence GTGCGAAGGGGCCGATTCGGCTGGCTGCTGCGGGCGCTGGGCCGGGGACCGGTGCTGCCGCTGGCGGTGGCCGTCGCGGGGGTGGCCGCCACGGCCGTGCTGGCCGGGCAGCTCCGGGCGGAGGGCGCCGCGCGCGACCGGGAGCACCTCGACGCGGAGGCCGCCCAGGCGGTGCAGCGGCTGGAGGGGCGGCTGGAGGCGTACGAAGACGTGCTGCTCGGCGGGGCGGCGCTCTTCGGCGCCTCGGAGGAGGTGACGGCGGACGAGTGGCGGGGGTTCGTGGAGGGGATGCGGGTGGCGCAGCGGTACCCCGGGTTCCGGTCGGTGGGGTACGCGGCGGTGGTGCCGGAGGAGGAGCTGCCGGCGTTTGCGTCGCGGCTGGGGCCGGGGGGCACGCCGGTTGAGGTGCGGCCGGTGCCGGGGAGCGGGCCGGCGGCCGGGCCGGCGTGGGTGGTGCAGTACGTGGAGCCGCTGGAAGAGAACCGGGGTTCGCTGGGGGTGCGGTTCGATAGCGCGCCGGAGCAGCGGGCGGCGGCGCTGGCGGCGGCGCGGTCCGGGTCGATGCAGATGACGGGGACGGTGCCGCTGGTGCGGGACGGGACGGCGGGGTTCATCCTCTTCGTGCCGGTGTACGGGGAGCGGCCCGCGCCGCTGGAGGCGGATGCGCGCGAGCGGGCGGTGACGGGCTGGGTGTTTGCAGTATTCGTGCGGGACGAGTTCTACCGCACGGCGCTGGGAATGATGGCGCCGGGGGTGGAGATCACGGTGTACGACGACGGGGCCGCGGGCGGGCCGGCGCTGTTCGCGACCGGCGGCCGGGCCGGTGATGAGACGGTCGTGCGGCGGGCGGTGCTCGGGGGCAGGGTGGTGCGGCTGGAGGTGCGGCCGGGAGCGGCCTTCCCGGCAAGCAACGCGGCCCTGGCCGATACGGTGAGCGCGGCCGGGACGCTGCTGACCGTGCTGCTGGCGGCGACTGCGTGGCTGCTGGTCACCTGGCGGCGGCGGGCGGAGGCGCTGGCGGCGCGGCGGACGGCGGAGCTTGGGGAGGCGCTGGCGCTGCAGCGGGCGATTCTCGACGGGGCGGGGCTGGCGATCCTTGCGACGGACGGTCAGGGGCGGATCACACGGGCGAACCCGGCAGCAGAGGCGCTCCTCGGGCTGAGCGCGGAGGAGCTGCGGGCGCTGCCTTCGGTGGAGCACCTGGCGGCGATGGGCATCGGCCGGGGGCTGGCGGCGTTGATCGCGGAGCTGCGGCCCGGGGTGAGCATCCAGCGGGAGTGGCTCTACCGGCGGCCGGATGGGGAGCAGCTGACCATCTGGGTGACGATTTCGGCGCTGCCGGGGGCGGGCGAGGCGCCGGGCGGGTTCGTCTTCATCGGGCGGGACGTGACGGCCGAGCGGGAGGCCGAGCGGGACCGCGACCGGGTGTTCGCCTATTCGATCGATATGCTGGCAATCGTGACGGGGCGCGGGCGGTTCAAGCGGGTGAGCCCCGCATGGGAGCGGACGCTGGGATGGAAGCCGGAGGAGCTGATCGGGCAGAGCCTGTGGCACTTCGTCCACCCGGACGACCGGGGGGAGCAGATTGCACGGGCACGGGCGGTGCTCGAAGGGCGGGACGCCCACGACCTGCGGGGGCGCTTCCGCCACGCCGATGGGAGCTGGCGGTGGGTGTCGTTCAACGCCTCGGCGGTGACCGATGACGAGAGCTACATCGTGGCGCGGGATATCACCGACATCGTCCGGGCGGAGGAGGAGATGGAGGAAACGATGGAGGTGCTGCGGGCGAACGCGGTGGCGTTGGAGGAGCAGGCCGCAGAGCTGGACCGGCTGCGGATCGAGGCGGAGTACCTTGCGAACCACGATGCGCTGACCGGGGCGCTGAACCGGCGGGCGTGGTTCCACCAGGCGGCGACCCACACGCCGACGGCGATCGCGATCTTCGACATCGACTACTTCAAGACGATCAACGACACGTACGGGCACCCGGCGGGCGATGTGGTGCTGCGGGAGGTGGCGCAGCGGCTGGAGGGGACGGTCGGGGAGGCCGGGATGGTGGGGCGGATCGGCGGGGAGGAGTTTGCGGTGTTCTTCACGGTGCCGGCCGCGGAGGCGAAGGAGATTGCGCTGCGGTGCGTGGGCGAAGTCGCCCGGGAGCAGGTGGCGGTCGGGGGCGGCCAGGCGCTGACGGTGACGATCAGCGGCGGCTTTGCGCCGTGGCAGCCGGCCCCGGAGGATCGGCCGCTCGATGCGCTCGCGGTGACCTACGAGGCGGCGGACCGGGCGCTCTACCGGGCGAAGGAGGCGGGCCGCCACCGGCTGGCGGCGGCGTAG
- a CDS encoding phage terminase large subunit family protein, with amino-acid sequence MAAPLLRPYQRRVFLPLCRGLLTVRHEQFTLLMPRQSGKNQLAATIVTALLLAHARRGGSIVICAPTFRPQAAISLERTRAILEPAARRARLQPQIDEHRIRCGNAEAVFLSASGHAQVAGHTASIALLADEAQDIDPDWFDRQFRPMAASTGAPALLFGTPWDGDSLLERAIARNAGRTAAGLPLHYTVSWQEVARDVPIYGQYVERERQRLGAQNPLYLSQYELIASRTSARLLSAESLARIEGGHALLEGPRAGERYVAGLDPAGTGPDATVLAIGRIQPGRRLEIVAFETWQGADLAGFAPRIASIAARWGLERLAIDATGLGQPLAAALEPHLGRALLPVAFSQQTKSALGWELIAACETGRLALPAPAGGEPDLRQCWDELRACRRSLRIGGILHWEAPAGQHDDFVAALALALHAAGALPQERTARGRRS; translated from the coding sequence ATGGCCGCCCCGCTCCTCCGTCCCTACCAGCGCCGCGTCTTCCTCCCCCTCTGCCGCGGCCTGCTCACCGTCCGCCACGAGCAGTTCACCCTTCTCATGCCCCGCCAGTCCGGCAAGAACCAGCTCGCCGCCACCATCGTCACCGCCCTCCTCCTCGCCCACGCCCGCCGCGGCGGCAGCATCGTCATCTGCGCCCCCACCTTCCGCCCCCAGGCCGCCATCAGCCTCGAACGCACCCGCGCCATCCTCGAACCCGCCGCCCGCCGCGCCCGCCTCCAGCCCCAAATCGACGAGCACCGCATCCGCTGCGGCAACGCCGAAGCCGTCTTCCTCTCCGCCTCCGGCCATGCCCAGGTCGCCGGCCACACCGCCAGCATCGCCCTCCTCGCCGACGAAGCCCAGGACATCGACCCCGACTGGTTCGACCGCCAGTTCCGCCCCATGGCCGCCTCCACCGGCGCCCCCGCCCTCCTCTTCGGCACCCCCTGGGATGGCGACTCCCTCCTCGAACGCGCCATCGCCCGCAACGCCGGCCGCACCGCCGCCGGCCTCCCTCTCCACTACACCGTCTCCTGGCAGGAGGTCGCCCGCGACGTGCCCATCTACGGCCAGTATGTCGAACGCGAACGCCAGCGCCTCGGCGCCCAGAACCCCCTCTACCTCAGCCAGTACGAACTGATCGCCTCCCGCACCAGCGCCCGCCTCCTCTCCGCCGAGTCCCTTGCCCGCATCGAAGGCGGCCACGCCCTGCTCGAAGGCCCCCGCGCCGGCGAACGGTACGTCGCCGGGCTCGACCCCGCCGGGACCGGCCCCGATGCCACCGTCCTCGCCATCGGCCGCATCCAGCCCGGGCGCCGCCTCGAAATCGTCGCCTTCGAAACCTGGCAGGGCGCCGACCTCGCCGGCTTCGCCCCCCGCATCGCCAGCATCGCCGCCCGCTGGGGGCTCGAACGGCTCGCCATCGATGCCACCGGCCTCGGCCAGCCGCTCGCCGCCGCGCTCGAACCCCACCTCGGCCGCGCCCTCCTCCCCGTCGCCTTCAGCCAGCAGACGAAGAGCGCCCTCGGCTGGGAGCTCATCGCCGCCTGCGAAACCGGCCGCCTCGCCCTGCCCGCGCCCGCCGGCGGCGAACCCGACCTCCGCCAGTGCTGGGACGAACTCCGCGCCTGCCGCCGCAGCCTCCGCATCGGCGGCATCCTCCACTGGGAAGCCCCCGCCGGCCAGCATGACGACTTCGTCGCCGCCCTCGCCCTCGCCCTCCACGCCGCCGGCGCCCTCCCCCAGGAGCGCACCGCCCGCGGCAGAAGGAGTTAG
- a CDS encoding DUF11 domain-containing protein: MTLALYGKSRRRQGALLTAALLAVIIATIGALSAITSAFAHSATVTGTAVCTSGGWKVDWKITGDTPSKNMHITSFTVTGGSTTTSPTPNPVPQGTNPQTATAQTTGIALSVSSVTATAQVYWIKNDGSDRYPASGTKTYTKTVQKPSNCATIIIKKVVAGQGADPNATFTASVDNEDEPEGDASNLSFSQNSPYTHVFGGHGSDDDFIVTETGVASGYEVVGSWEGEGNATCPQVGSNDWDTSTGGDNRKNQQKQKIEGLGSATKTVCFLNVKVTAKTCKDLGLQLIDKFNLNGNSYNWETDSGGQQVTIGAGSNATGGNWTSTVSIGAVIVKGGSGPVAYKVFPFPPPYPADTYAGSFDNSGLINWGGNTPAVSHVEFCQGTTTPKGTLIVGKVKDPSAGVPNADGSQFSGTATNQGNAAVINWGPITFSSFATLSNTPAGTYTLAETSTQNGWTPYGWASGSLNQQGQPVCPSEKSSYTAGSTKSNVQVNSNATTVVCVMNTKTAQTPSISKAKASDGYSGGYAYWEIAVVNPENIAQNVRIDDANVTFVSVTNGSCSDSDFSDGSITCSVNANSTMTVKVKRAITTTCHEQTVNNTATVYLLPAVGGNPVKIGDAGGTDATAYTIPGDESKCGLPTITKTANTSQTSDPNAISWTVTVTNPNGTNGIQRTVWIKDPNVTVVGNPTFTGGALCPIPTNSSFETELNGSGVPCTMPAGSSITFTVKPEDQPTRTCEPQSFTNTAYLYIGSQTSQPVTAQGDTITLSGDPSLCTRNVTICKVLENNNDGIVRSGTISFDVRPQSSSPIAVHISNVTEGQQTAPCTTVQVPANKSFDVVEWASRPTGWNGDESGYPQYQIGGGTKVSNNTTTTIAAGNDPVTITFYNKEKLPEIKVRFQKVICPNFSDVAINPGGGAYDIGKPVFPGGGLQGQLNQTAAPPDGNDIVTPSNDGRSSNCHLWGGPGGPGESGDWNFYLKSKDGSSTLATIGHPAGQQYGEPTLTAEQLQLALQASTLRVEEELRPGYAFAGLKCWKDHLNQDNWEWIDFSNGLPGPNDTVWCIAYNVPFKTITIHKTFFGDSSITSEDYPTFTLSPAPWTGWEFNQYCTVITAGTPYGGGVGVAWSCTVPASWAGSVTETPAAGWEICPATFQVGNGGIPVTYDYSFLNCKKSSIVVKKVVTNVENDTTQFTVTLSDGSQSSQTGQIAEWNGSGPVNATFGNLSPNTTYTITEGPQNGYQVLGWALANENGTCPAQPANTGAVAQVAPKPGASAVVCFYNERFGNVVVDKAVSTNTATPGVPFTWTITVSVADGPTSSALTLTDTLPPGFTYGSPSATSPLSCTLTAGQLSCTLPQNTPIGTYTVTIQATAPTGTFTICGGHTNTVSFSGAGIEGTDSATVTVGCVASDGTILVRKVVLGQPGDTTQFTAGLTGPGIEGTATQPFSQQLVGIFPGLAAGTFTVSEQPQGGYQYAGWAYGTIVGNQVQCPAQPTSSAASTDVTLTNTSPLAAVCFYNEARVTIRVEKVLNVIGFTNPGPGWQFTLTGCGITPQTKTTDANGVAEFTDLPPAIGCQYTVTETVQAGWTPQFVSQTAAPTQGGQGVTLKFLNIRVYDPPCVDPSDQRCQPPVTTTPPTTPPTTPPTTTTPPTTPPTTVTPPTNTPTPTPTNTPVTQVAGEKTPGPGASPTPLAPSTGYGFGGAQGGMSLLLVLAGLISLSLGLGFIALGRRTNR, from the coding sequence ATGACACTCGCACTCTACGGAAAGAGCCGACGGCGCCAGGGCGCGCTCCTTACCGCTGCGCTCCTCGCCGTCATCATCGCAACCATCGGCGCCCTCAGCGCCATCACCAGCGCCTTCGCGCATTCGGCCACGGTTACCGGTACCGCAGTGTGCACTTCAGGCGGCTGGAAGGTCGATTGGAAAATTACCGGCGATACGCCCTCCAAAAACATGCATATAACGTCGTTCACCGTTACGGGTGGAAGCACGACGACCAGTCCAACCCCAAATCCGGTGCCACAAGGCACGAACCCTCAAACGGCGACAGCCCAGACCACCGGGATTGCGTTGAGTGTGTCGTCGGTAACCGCCACGGCACAGGTGTACTGGATCAAGAACGACGGGAGCGACCGCTACCCGGCTAGTGGCACGAAGACATACACCAAAACGGTTCAGAAACCGTCGAACTGCGCCACCATCATCATCAAGAAGGTCGTCGCCGGGCAGGGCGCCGACCCCAACGCCACCTTCACGGCTTCGGTGGACAACGAGGACGAGCCGGAGGGCGACGCCTCGAACCTCAGTTTCAGCCAGAACTCCCCGTACACCCACGTCTTCGGCGGCCACGGGTCCGATGACGACTTCATCGTCACGGAGACTGGCGTCGCCAGCGGCTACGAGGTCGTCGGGAGCTGGGAAGGCGAAGGCAACGCAACGTGCCCCCAGGTGGGCAGCAACGATTGGGACACGAGCACGGGCGGCGACAACCGGAAAAATCAGCAAAAGCAAAAGATCGAAGGCCTTGGCTCCGCGACGAAGACGGTCTGCTTCCTGAACGTCAAGGTCACCGCGAAAACGTGCAAAGACCTCGGCCTGCAGCTCATCGACAAGTTCAACCTCAACGGGAATTCCTACAACTGGGAAACGGACAGCGGCGGCCAGCAGGTGACCATCGGCGCCGGTTCCAACGCCACCGGCGGCAACTGGACCTCGACCGTCTCGATCGGTGCGGTGATCGTCAAGGGGGGCAGCGGTCCAGTCGCGTACAAGGTCTTCCCCTTCCCGCCCCCGTACCCTGCGGACACCTACGCGGGCAGCTTCGATAACAGCGGCCTGATCAACTGGGGCGGCAACACCCCGGCCGTGTCGCATGTCGAGTTCTGCCAAGGCACCACCACGCCGAAGGGCACCCTCATCGTCGGCAAGGTGAAGGACCCGTCCGCCGGTGTACCGAACGCCGATGGCTCCCAGTTCTCCGGCACCGCCACCAACCAGGGGAACGCCGCTGTCATCAACTGGGGTCCTATCACGTTCAGCAGCTTCGCCACCCTCAGCAACACCCCGGCCGGCACCTACACCCTCGCCGAGACCAGCACCCAGAACGGCTGGACTCCGTACGGCTGGGCGTCCGGCTCGCTCAACCAGCAGGGCCAGCCCGTCTGCCCGTCTGAAAAGAGCAGCTACACCGCAGGCAGCACGAAGTCGAACGTGCAGGTCAACAGCAACGCGACGACGGTCGTCTGTGTGATGAACACCAAGACGGCGCAAACCCCGTCGATCTCCAAGGCGAAGGCGTCCGATGGCTACTCAGGCGGCTACGCCTACTGGGAGATCGCCGTCGTTAACCCGGAGAACATCGCCCAGAACGTCCGGATTGATGACGCGAACGTCACCTTCGTCTCCGTCACCAACGGCAGCTGCAGTGACAGCGATTTCAGCGACGGCAGCATCACCTGCTCGGTCAACGCCAACAGCACGATGACCGTTAAGGTGAAGCGCGCCATCACCACGACCTGCCACGAGCAGACGGTCAACAACACGGCGACCGTGTACCTGCTGCCCGCGGTCGGCGGCAACCCGGTGAAGATCGGCGACGCCGGCGGCACCGACGCCACCGCCTACACCATCCCCGGCGACGAATCGAAGTGCGGACTGCCCACCATCACCAAGACGGCGAACACCTCGCAAACGAGCGACCCGAACGCCATCTCGTGGACCGTCACCGTCACGAACCCCAACGGCACCAATGGCATCCAGCGCACCGTCTGGATCAAGGACCCGAACGTCACCGTCGTCGGCAACCCGACCTTTACCGGTGGCGCCCTGTGCCCCATACCGACCAACAGCTCCTTCGAGACTGAGCTCAACGGCAGCGGCGTCCCGTGCACCATGCCGGCCGGTTCGAGCATCACCTTCACGGTCAAGCCCGAGGACCAGCCGACCCGCACGTGCGAGCCGCAGAGCTTCACCAACACGGCATACCTCTACATCGGCTCCCAGACGTCGCAGCCGGTCACGGCTCAGGGCGACACCATCACCCTCTCGGGCGACCCCAGCCTCTGCACCCGCAACGTCACCATCTGCAAGGTCCTCGAGAACAACAACGACGGGATCGTCCGCTCCGGCACCATCTCCTTCGACGTCCGACCGCAGAGCAGCTCGCCAATCGCGGTACACATCAGCAACGTCACGGAAGGCCAGCAGACGGCGCCGTGCACCACGGTCCAGGTCCCGGCCAACAAGTCCTTCGACGTCGTCGAGTGGGCGAGCCGCCCGACCGGCTGGAACGGCGACGAGTCTGGCTACCCGCAGTACCAGATCGGCGGCGGCACGAAGGTGTCGAACAACACCACCACGACGATCGCAGCCGGCAATGACCCCGTCACCATCACCTTCTACAACAAGGAGAAGCTGCCCGAGATCAAGGTCCGCTTCCAGAAGGTCATCTGCCCGAACTTCTCCGATGTGGCCATCAACCCCGGCGGCGGTGCCTACGACATCGGCAAGCCCGTCTTCCCCGGCGGCGGCCTCCAGGGCCAGCTGAATCAGACCGCGGCGCCCCCCGACGGTAACGACATCGTCACTCCGTCGAACGACGGCCGCAGCAGCAACTGCCACCTCTGGGGCGGCCCGGGCGGCCCGGGCGAATCCGGCGACTGGAACTTCTACCTGAAGTCCAAGGACGGCAGCTCGACGCTCGCCACCATCGGCCACCCGGCGGGGCAGCAGTACGGCGAGCCTACGCTCACGGCCGAGCAGCTCCAGCTCGCCCTCCAGGCGAGCACCCTCCGCGTGGAAGAGGAGCTCCGCCCCGGCTACGCCTTCGCCGGCCTCAAGTGCTGGAAGGACCACCTGAACCAGGACAACTGGGAGTGGATCGACTTCTCGAATGGCCTCCCCGGCCCCAACGACACCGTCTGGTGCATCGCCTACAACGTCCCGTTCAAGACGATCACCATCCACAAGACGTTCTTCGGCGACTCCTCCATCACCAGCGAGGACTATCCGACCTTCACCCTGAGCCCGGCCCCGTGGACCGGTTGGGAGTTCAACCAGTACTGCACCGTGATAACGGCAGGCACGCCGTATGGCGGCGGGGTTGGTGTGGCGTGGTCGTGCACCGTGCCCGCCAGCTGGGCCGGTTCGGTCACCGAGACGCCCGCCGCCGGCTGGGAGATCTGCCCCGCAACGTTCCAGGTCGGGAACGGTGGTATCCCGGTCACCTACGACTACTCCTTCCTGAACTGCAAGAAGAGCAGCATCGTCGTCAAGAAGGTCGTGACCAACGTCGAGAACGACACCACCCAGTTCACCGTCACCCTCAGCGACGGTAGCCAGTCGTCGCAGACCGGCCAAATCGCCGAGTGGAACGGCTCCGGCCCGGTGAACGCCACCTTCGGCAACCTCTCGCCGAACACCACCTACACCATCACCGAGGGGCCGCAGAACGGCTACCAGGTCCTCGGCTGGGCACTCGCCAACGAGAACGGCACCTGCCCGGCTCAGCCGGCGAACACCGGTGCCGTCGCCCAAGTGGCGCCAAAACCCGGCGCATCGGCGGTGGTCTGCTTCTATAACGAGCGCTTCGGCAACGTGGTCGTCGACAAGGCCGTCTCCACCAACACCGCCACGCCGGGCGTCCCCTTCACCTGGACGATCACGGTGAGCGTCGCCGACGGCCCGACCTCCTCGGCCCTCACCCTCACCGATACCCTGCCGCCGGGCTTCACCTACGGCAGCCCGTCGGCCACGTCGCCGCTGAGCTGCACGCTCACCGCGGGCCAGCTCTCCTGCACCCTGCCGCAGAACACGCCCATCGGCACCTACACGGTGACCATCCAGGCCACCGCGCCGACCGGCACGTTCACAATCTGCGGCGGGCACACCAACACGGTCAGCTTCTCCGGCGCCGGCATCGAAGGCACTGACTCCGCCACCGTGACGGTGGGCTGCGTCGCCAGCGACGGCACCATCCTCGTCCGCAAGGTGGTCCTCGGCCAGCCCGGCGATACCACCCAGTTCACCGCCGGGCTCACCGGCCCAGGCATCGAGGGCACCGCCACGCAGCCGTTCAGCCAGCAGCTGGTCGGCATCTTCCCCGGCCTCGCGGCAGGCACCTTCACCGTCAGCGAGCAGCCGCAGGGCGGCTACCAGTACGCAGGCTGGGCCTACGGCACCATCGTGGGCAACCAGGTGCAGTGCCCGGCGCAGCCGACCAGCAGCGCCGCCAGCACGGACGTCACGCTGACGAACACCTCCCCGCTGGCCGCCGTCTGCTTCTACAACGAAGCACGGGTCACGATCCGCGTGGAGAAGGTGCTCAACGTCATCGGCTTCACCAACCCCGGCCCAGGCTGGCAGTTCACCCTCACCGGTTGCGGCATCACCCCGCAAACGAAGACGACCGATGCGAACGGCGTGGCGGAATTCACCGACCTGCCGCCGGCGATCGGCTGCCAGTACACGGTGACCGAGACGGTGCAGGCCGGGTGGACGCCGCAGTTCGTCTCCCAG